The proteins below are encoded in one region of Methanofollis aquaemaris:
- a CDS encoding SIR2 family protein: MNTDGVVPVAYAMHASPKRYALLLGAGISVAAGLPSGKEVTAKMIREIALSHERRIEGGDDAKVCIQWFTDEFDEPPTFDKLMAKLGIEEENRRETLQPFILPTDEKENPLPVKPTPAHRMIAELVKDKIVSLIITTNFDHLLERAIEDVTGIRPIVVRSDSNQNVMSIFPDICRIVKVNGDFENLELKITPEDLASYDVDIKNYIQRICAEYGLVICGWSGDYDYGLREILSSANLRRYPTFWCLHPDAEIPDDSDLIKALKPIPIEIESADQFFTDVHTVVSRLQSIERVQPLTVSVAIRKVTDALQQPKPDVILSQLIHNQTDIVLNGLAQKGYVPAGNVQASEIFNDRVNTLSRKTASLAAMLATLSYYDDNYADLVYDDIERLVNVQFVEPFAEGKRNLNGVPSKSFFRECLYNLRLLPALIVIYSCGIAATKSEHFNSLEAVFTPKIRKDYTEYGEAYFEYINIHRIFRCSDLWVELNRHQFDQSEDIFTYTYETCHGILRDLIPGNNRYSEAFDIFEYLYGLAYLSTGIRDHDHTSADIDYQEAHPLFSRFRKMQGNVLPDSIRSYVSDFGEKIEGTRFFGGDPQLFERCNRKFAEIYGLNAPNSGIMSEDVNQGGVY, translated from the coding sequence ATGAACACTGATGGTGTCGTGCCGGTTGCGTATGCGATGCACGCCTCCCCAAAACGCTACGCTCTGCTTCTCGGGGCGGGGATCTCGGTCGCGGCGGGTCTTCCGAGTGGGAAAGAAGTGACAGCAAAAATGATTCGAGAAATTGCATTGTCACATGAGAGGAGGATTGAAGGAGGCGATGATGCGAAGGTGTGTATTCAATGGTTTACAGATGAATTCGATGAACCACCAACCTTTGATAAACTGATGGCCAAATTGGGGATTGAAGAAGAAAACCGCCGTGAAACACTCCAACCATTTATCCTCCCGACAGATGAAAAAGAAAATCCCCTGCCTGTAAAACCTACTCCGGCACATCGGATGATTGCAGAGTTGGTAAAAGATAAGATCGTGAGTCTCATCATTACAACAAACTTTGATCATCTTCTCGAAAGAGCTATTGAGGATGTAACAGGTATTCGACCCATCGTTGTCCGTTCGGATTCTAATCAAAATGTCATGTCAATATTTCCTGATATCTGCCGTATTGTTAAAGTCAACGGTGATTTCGAGAATTTAGAACTTAAAATTACACCTGAAGATTTAGCATCATATGATGTTGATATAAAAAATTATATTCAGAGAATATGCGCTGAATATGGCCTTGTCATCTGTGGTTGGTCTGGAGACTACGATTATGGACTGAGGGAGATCCTCTCATCTGCAAATTTGCGCAGGTATCCCACATTCTGGTGCCTTCATCCTGACGCGGAAATCCCTGACGACTCCGATCTCATAAAGGCCCTGAAGCCCATACCTATTGAGATAGAGTCTGCAGATCAGTTTTTCACGGATGTGCATACAGTGGTGAGTCGCCTTCAATCAATTGAGCGGGTTCAACCACTCACGGTCTCTGTTGCAATCCGGAAGGTTACCGATGCTCTACAACAGCCTAAACCGGATGTAATCCTTTCTCAGTTAATTCATAATCAGACTGATATCGTACTCAATGGACTTGCTCAGAAGGGTTACGTACCTGCCGGAAATGTTCAGGCCTCGGAGATCTTCAACGATCGGGTGAACACCCTTAGTCGGAAAACCGCTTCCCTTGCAGCAATGTTGGCGACTCTCTCCTACTATGATGACAACTACGCTGATCTTGTGTATGATGATATTGAACGATTGGTAAACGTTCAGTTCGTCGAACCCTTCGCTGAAGGGAAAAGGAATTTAAATGGGGTTCCTTCCAAATCATTTTTCCGAGAATGCCTTTATAATCTTCGCCTGCTGCCCGCGTTGATAGTTATATATTCCTGTGGAATTGCGGCAACCAAGTCCGAACACTTCAATTCGCTGGAAGCGGTTTTCACACCCAAGATACGAAAAGATTACACAGAATATGGGGAGGCTTACTTTGAGTATATCAATATTCACCGGATTTTCAGGTGTAGCGATCTCTGGGTAGAGTTAAATCGCCACCAATTTGATCAATCAGAAGATATCTTCACGTATACATATGAGACGTGTCATGGAATATTAAGAGATCTTATTCCAGGTAACAATCGATATTCTGAAGCATTTGATATTTTTGAATATCTTTATGGTCTCGCATATCTCTCGACGGGTATACGAGATCATGACCATACCTCCGCTGATATCGATTATCAAGAGGCTCACCCTCTGTTTTCCCGCTTCAGGAAAATGCAGGGAAATGTGCTTCCCGACTCCATTCGATCCTATGTCAGTGATTTTGGTGAAAAAATCGAAGGAACCAGATTTTTTGGAGGAGATCCTCAGTTGTTCGAGAGATGCAACAGAAAATTTGCAGAAATATACGGTTTAAACGCACCCAATTCTGGTATTATGAGTGAAGATGTTAATCAAGGGGGGGTATATTGA
- a CDS encoding SIR2 family protein, producing MTPDDVLPAAFAVVQSPKRYALLLGSGISRDAGIPTGWEITTDRIQKTAEGLGETIEGKPEDWYQKKYGYKPTFSNLFNGVDTPADREAALREYFTVGGAIPQPTEAHRTIATMVKEGLIGLIITTNFDDLMEQALRDKGISPVGITEGSDQAKMSVIPDQCRVIKVNGDYPNTSLKMTSTDLKNYNKKLSDYLKRIFSEYGLIVCGWSGVDDKGLVKILTQKRVVRRHSLFWCQRDTKPAIPSKIIKNLTPMIIPIQSADEFFGELYTRIKILRRYNRTESMTVATAVKKVCDALRDPRPDLILSDLINTETDHIYQELTSQKYLPEEGSEIVAHEYFKNVLEEFECLTAPLAAMTAMIAYYDDGGNTDLIVDAIERLINVPGPDLRSIQSIQIHDIRVGSGFGKDWFFDLVCQVRYYPALLVIYAAGIAAVKKGNLSILEAILARPKIEKYINSSLQRVPYHDDVNIWSAMAQIPDWILDFNYERYGQHVSVPYYLYRVVQSILQPIIRNELAYDGAFDTFEYLYGLSYLRLASSPLEGKSVTETPLPLLSRVWVNTVRFNGKGTYRFSDPVVSYLKDIQKKAEGSDFFGGDIEAFERRNQEFAEFFGIRAPETGIVYLRGGLL from the coding sequence TTGACCCCCGACGATGTCCTGCCGGCGGCCTTTGCCGTGGTTCAATCACCGAAGCGCTACGCCCTGCTCCTGGGCTCCGGGATCTCCCGGGACGCTGGGATCCCGACAGGGTGGGAGATCACCACTGACCGGATCCAGAAGACCGCCGAGGGTTTAGGGGAGACGATCGAGGGGAAGCCTGAGGACTGGTATCAGAAGAAGTATGGTTATAAACCGACTTTTTCTAACCTCTTCAACGGAGTGGATACACCAGCAGACCGGGAGGCGGCGCTGCGCGAGTACTTCACCGTCGGTGGGGCCATCCCTCAGCCGACTGAGGCACACCGGACGATCGCTACGATGGTGAAAGAGGGGCTGATCGGTCTCATCATCACCACGAACTTCGATGACCTGATGGAACAGGCGCTCCGTGATAAGGGCATTAGTCCTGTGGGGATCACGGAAGGGAGTGACCAGGCGAAGATGTCGGTGATCCCTGACCAGTGCCGAGTTATCAAGGTGAACGGGGACTATCCGAACACCTCTCTGAAGATGACGTCGACGGATCTAAAAAATTATAACAAAAAACTTAGCGACTACCTTAAGAGGATATTCTCGGAGTATGGGCTGATAGTCTGCGGGTGGTCGGGGGTAGACGATAAAGGTCTTGTAAAGATTCTCACCCAGAAAAGAGTGGTGCGACGTCACTCCCTCTTCTGGTGTCAGCGAGACACGAAACCAGCGATACCAAGTAAGATCATAAAAAACCTGACCCCAATGATTATTCCGATACAATCTGCGGACGAATTTTTCGGGGAACTGTACACGCGGATCAAGATCCTCCGACGCTACAACAGGACAGAGAGCATGACGGTTGCAACCGCCGTCAAAAAAGTTTGTGACGCATTGAGGGATCCGAGGCCCGATCTGATCCTCTCTGATCTGATCAATACAGAAACAGATCATATCTACCAAGAACTCACATCCCAGAAGTATCTCCCAGAAGAGGGTAGTGAGATTGTTGCACACGAATATTTCAAGAACGTCCTGGAAGAGTTTGAGTGCCTCACAGCCCCTCTGGCCGCCATGACGGCCATGATCGCCTATTACGACGATGGGGGAAATACCGACCTGATAGTGGATGCCATCGAGCGGTTGATCAATGTACCCGGTCCTGATCTCAGGTCTATTCAAAGCATTCAAATTCACGATATTCGTGTAGGCTCTGGGTTCGGAAAAGATTGGTTTTTTGATCTCGTGTGCCAAGTCAGATATTATCCTGCCTTGCTGGTCATCTATGCCGCCGGGATCGCAGCCGTGAAGAAGGGAAATCTAAGCATACTGGAGGCTATTCTTGCACGGCCAAAGATTGAGAAATACATCAATTCCTCGCTACAGAGAGTGCCTTACCATGATGATGTGAATATATGGTCTGCAATGGCGCAGATTCCTGACTGGATCCTGGACTTCAATTATGAGCGGTACGGACAGCATGTGAGTGTCCCTTACTATCTCTACCGCGTCGTTCAGTCGATCCTCCAACCCATCATACGGAACGAACTCGCATATGATGGGGCCTTTGACACCTTTGAGTATCTCTACGGCCTTTCGTACCTTCGTCTGGCTTCTTCTCCACTTGAGGGAAAAAGCGTCACCGAAACCCCTCTCCCCTTACTCTCACGGGTCTGGGTCAATACCGTTAGATTCAACGGAAAGGGTACGTACAGGTTCTCGGATCCGGTCGTCTCCTACCTAAAGGACATTCAGAAAAAGGCAGAAGGGTCTGATTTCTTTGGTGGCGATATCGAGGCATTTGAGAGACGAAACCAGGAGTTTGCTGAGTTTTTCGGGATACGAGCGCCTGAAACCGGGATTGTGTATCTACGGGGGGGGTTGCTATAA
- a CDS encoding restriction endonuclease subunit S, which produces MFGKSLPEGYKQTKVGVIPEEWDVVKLGDHTLKPDYGLTTSAVWERVGPKFIRITDIQDEGVDWSTVPHCHCSEREKEKYLLKKGDILIARIGATTGKAYVFSGDEDAVFASYLIRIKAKKDLFPSYLSQFTHSEPYWRQINAIKSGKLKEGINSPELQGIIIPFPPLPEQHRIATILSTVDAAIAATDEVIAKTEDLKRGLMQALLTKGIDEEGRVRSEETHVFCEKQGMQVPVEWDVIQLKDAISEKLQSGYSGPETDENDGLRALTLTAVTENRIDISNTKYIKADYEKVKNLFIRKNDIFIERSNTLQFVGLVALYEGDESFAIYPDILVRARAKSDLVLPKILFEIILHPRSRTYFQRSAKGTSGSMKKIDQKIIGNLYLPLPPLPEQHRIAAVLSTVDRDLAVERDHRAHLQTLKKGLMQDLLTGRTRVPLNGGGPRGV; this is translated from the coding sequence ATGTTCGGCAAGTCGCTGCCCGAAGGCTACAAGCAGACGAAGGTTGGTGTGATCCCGGAGGAGTGGGACGTCGTAAAACTTGGAGATCACACTCTTAAACCAGATTATGGTCTTACAACCTCAGCCGTGTGGGAAAGAGTGGGACCAAAATTTATTCGGATCACTGATATTCAGGACGAAGGAGTCGATTGGTCAACTGTGCCGCATTGTCATTGTTCTGAGAGAGAAAAGGAGAAATATCTCCTAAAGAAAGGGGATATTCTTATTGCAAGGATTGGAGCTACCACTGGAAAGGCCTATGTCTTCTCAGGTGATGAAGATGCAGTCTTTGCATCATATCTAATACGGATTAAAGCGAAGAAAGACCTCTTCCCGTCATACCTTTCGCAATTTACACATTCCGAACCTTACTGGAGACAGATTAACGCTATAAAATCTGGCAAACTAAAAGAGGGAATAAATTCTCCAGAACTTCAAGGCATAATTATCCCCTTCCCTCCTCTCCCCGAACAGCACCGCATCGCCACCATCCTCTCCACCGTCGACGCCGCCATCGCCGCCACCGACGAGGTCATTGCAAAGACGGAGGACCTGAAGCGGGGCCTGATGCAGGCCCTCCTCACGAAGGGTATCGATGAGGAGGGACGGGTGCGCTCCGAGGAGACGCACGTGTTTTGTGAGAAACAGGGGATGCAGGTGCCGGTGGAGTGGGACGTCATTCAATTGAAAGATGCAATTTCTGAAAAGTTACAGAGCGGATACTCTGGCCCAGAAACAGACGAAAATGATGGATTAAGAGCATTAACACTTACAGCAGTAACAGAAAACAGGATAGATATTAGCAATACAAAATATATCAAAGCAGATTATGAAAAAGTAAAAAATCTCTTTATCAGAAAAAATGACATCTTCATCGAAAGATCAAATACATTACAATTCGTTGGTCTTGTAGCTTTATACGAGGGAGATGAATCTTTTGCGATTTACCCGGATATATTGGTTCGAGCACGAGCAAAATCGGATCTAGTATTACCAAAGATCCTCTTTGAAATTATATTGCATCCCAGAAGCCGGACTTACTTCCAGCGATCCGCAAAGGGAACATCCGGAAGTATGAAAAAGATCGATCAAAAAATTATCGGGAATCTATATCTCCCTCTTCCCCCTCTCCCCGAACAGCACCGCATCGCCGCCGTCCTCTCCACCGTCGACCGCGACCTCGCCGTCGAGCGTGACCACCGCGCCCATCTCCAGACCCTCAAGAAGGGCCTGATGCAGGACCTCCTCACCGGACGCACGCGGGTGCCCCTCAACGGGGGTGGCCCCCGCGGCGTATGA
- a CDS encoding HEPN domain-containing protein: protein MAPAAYEEDTVPFPDRLLFMATEDLDASIVLYDAGHYPQSVFYLQQAVEKAAKSFSIRFGIISEKDAALRIGHKPLNIVRKTTKTFTTGLRSLPKEPEALAHFSGLGFDLPKIIENVDLIESGINTYLNSIETFDLSEADTHEIVAALKSTHDSCDQALQNLDTKGIPDAAYEQMVMHLEQTYRSCYASLEIPEAKKAELIEGIPEITREILGKKDQVELVIFMALTLTEPLFLLFHLARATGPHAVKARYPDAKTAFDPLAYYTPDRPIVAALPEFHTYTRTALDRLDHLYDLVGTPADEKDREPAAPIHELCAIPATLQENHP, encoded by the coding sequence GTGGCCCCCGCGGCGTATGAAGAGGACACCGTCCCTTTCCCCGACCGCCTCCTCTTCATGGCCACGGAAGACCTCGACGCCTCCATCGTCCTCTACGATGCAGGTCATTACCCCCAGTCGGTCTTCTACCTCCAGCAAGCGGTCGAGAAGGCGGCGAAGTCGTTCTCGATCCGGTTCGGGATCATCTCCGAGAAGGATGCAGCCCTTCGTATCGGGCATAAACCCCTCAACATCGTCAGGAAGACCACGAAGACCTTCACCACGGGCCTCAGGTCCCTGCCCAAAGAACCCGAAGCCCTGGCGCATTTCTCCGGTCTGGGGTTTGACCTCCCGAAGATCATCGAGAACGTCGACCTCATCGAGAGCGGGATCAACACCTATCTGAATTCGATCGAAACGTTCGATCTCTCTGAGGCAGACACCCACGAGATCGTTGCCGCACTCAAAAGCACACACGACTCCTGCGATCAGGCCCTGCAGAACCTTGACACCAAGGGCATCCCCGACGCCGCCTACGAGCAGATGGTCATGCACCTTGAGCAGACCTATCGCTCATGCTATGCCTCTCTTGAGATCCCCGAGGCAAAGAAGGCAGAACTGATCGAAGGGATCCCGGAGATCACCCGCGAGATCCTGGGCAAGAAGGACCAGGTGGAACTTGTCATTTTCATGGCCCTGACCCTGACAGAACCCCTGTTCCTCCTCTTCCACCTCGCCCGTGCCACCGGGCCGCATGCCGTCAAGGCACGGTATCCGGACGCAAAAACAGCGTTCGACCCCCTCGCCTACTACACCCCCGATCGGCCCATCGTCGCCGCCCTTCCAGAATTCCACACCTACACCCGGACCGCCCTCGACCGCCTTGATCATCTCTACGACCTCGTCGGAACGCCGGCCGACGAAAAAGACCGAGAGCCCGCCGCACCGATACACGAACTCTGTGCGATACCCGCCACGCTCCAGGAGAACCACCCATGA
- a CDS encoding type I restriction endonuclease subunit R — protein MTHDLKEKTEVEDPAIEVLTQHLGWTEQTAQEADKLRPSRKEPVLVELLKEKIQDLNPWISEENADRVVRHITTLPATSVLEANEKIHAMLDLGTTVQQDLGDGWGERSRTVRLIDYDTIENNDFTVIRQYPVEHYSPCIPDIVLFVNGIPVTVIECKSPYINKAMAEGLKQLNRYQENGSKFRNQGCPQLFRTAQILIATHKLVAKAGTNYAPLRHWSEWKDPWPLTLEDLTLTLGRLPTSQDTLLFGTCSKENLLDLIRNCTVFEREAGQAVKKMAKYQQFRATDKILKQVTAPKRKGGFVWHWQGSGKSLTMEFTAVKLRRNKALANPTIVVVTDRTDLDQQIHGTFLHCGFPNPTNASSAADLKETLSHPVGQTVMTTIQKFQDAAAVYPTLTKEKNVFVLVDEAHRSQYNILAANMRKALPNACFIGFTGTPVSQKKRDTFAEFGDCIDRYDHRQSVTDKITVPIYYESRLPKLSITGNNLKDLSERLFGGYSDEQQAAFARKYVTKTAIAIAPDRVRKICENLLDHYQTQIEPNGFKAQIVAPNRLGAVRYKEALEALGRHDCAVLISTMHNDEERFKPYHTSKTEEQEIIRRFKEDDDLNIIVVCDKLLTGFDAPREQVMYLDGPLKEHTLLQAMGRVNRRHKGKEYGLVVDYWGLGDALRDALSMYDDDDIEGMVHTDFKKEILPHLQAAHRAAMNFFAPVPRMNRDEDYKQACILYLKPEDYRISFDQKFKRFSQYLDVLLPDPEALRYVPDLKLLADIRIGARNMFSEDDDPIEDLGAKVQKFIDDHLRADGILRVCEPISLYSTNFETEVGRLNSDDAKASMIEHAVKREIHLKLDEDPVFYEDLLARLNRIIEDYEQDRITSAERLTRLTGVLDDVKHPQRHAETLGLDPEVAPFYRVMAADIEDPEPLKEAATEICAVIKEYAVIDWQKKEDTKRVMRQKIKRVLRSVGYPKDRVHDTAVNLVDLAVRRYRG, from the coding sequence ATGACCCACGACCTCAAAGAAAAGACCGAAGTCGAAGACCCCGCCATCGAGGTGCTCACCCAACACCTCGGCTGGACCGAACAAACCGCCCAGGAAGCCGACAAACTCCGCCCCTCGCGGAAAGAGCCGGTCCTCGTCGAACTCCTCAAAGAGAAGATCCAGGACCTCAACCCCTGGATCTCAGAAGAAAACGCTGACCGCGTCGTCCGTCATATCACCACCCTCCCGGCCACGTCAGTCCTCGAAGCCAACGAAAAAATCCATGCCATGCTTGACCTCGGCACCACCGTCCAGCAGGACCTCGGCGACGGATGGGGCGAACGGAGTCGGACCGTCAGGCTCATCGACTACGACACCATCGAAAACAACGACTTCACCGTCATCAGACAGTATCCCGTCGAACACTACTCACCCTGCATCCCTGACATCGTCCTCTTCGTCAACGGCATCCCGGTCACCGTCATAGAGTGCAAAAGCCCCTACATCAACAAGGCGATGGCCGAGGGCCTCAAACAACTCAACCGATACCAGGAAAACGGTTCAAAGTTCAGAAACCAGGGATGCCCGCAACTCTTCAGGACCGCCCAGATCCTCATCGCCACCCACAAACTGGTCGCCAAGGCCGGGACCAACTACGCCCCGCTACGCCACTGGTCTGAGTGGAAAGACCCCTGGCCGCTGACCCTCGAGGACCTCACCCTCACCCTCGGCAGACTCCCTACCTCCCAGGACACCCTGCTCTTTGGCACCTGCTCGAAGGAAAATCTCCTCGACCTCATCAGGAACTGCACCGTCTTTGAGCGTGAAGCCGGCCAGGCGGTCAAGAAAATGGCCAAGTATCAGCAGTTCAGGGCCACCGACAAAATCCTCAAACAGGTCACCGCACCCAAACGCAAAGGCGGGTTTGTCTGGCACTGGCAGGGAAGCGGGAAGAGCCTCACCATGGAGTTCACCGCCGTCAAACTCCGGCGGAACAAAGCCCTTGCCAACCCGACCATCGTCGTCGTCACCGACAGGACCGACCTTGACCAGCAGATCCACGGCACCTTCCTCCACTGCGGCTTCCCCAACCCCACCAACGCCAGCAGCGCCGCCGACCTCAAGGAGACCCTCTCCCATCCTGTCGGCCAGACCGTCATGACCACCATCCAGAAATTCCAGGACGCCGCCGCAGTCTACCCCACCCTCACCAAGGAGAAGAACGTCTTCGTCCTCGTCGACGAGGCGCACCGCAGCCAGTACAACATCCTGGCGGCCAACATGCGCAAGGCCCTCCCGAACGCCTGCTTCATCGGCTTCACCGGCACCCCTGTCTCTCAGAAAAAGCGCGACACCTTTGCCGAGTTCGGTGACTGCATCGACCGCTACGATCACCGGCAGTCGGTCACGGACAAGATCACCGTCCCGATCTACTATGAAAGCAGGCTGCCGAAACTCTCCATCACCGGCAACAACCTGAAAGATCTCTCGGAGCGCCTCTTCGGCGGCTACTCCGACGAACAGCAGGCGGCCTTCGCCAGGAAGTACGTCACCAAGACCGCCATCGCCATCGCACCCGACCGGGTCAGAAAGATCTGTGAAAACCTCCTCGACCACTACCAGACCCAGATCGAACCCAACGGATTCAAGGCCCAGATCGTCGCCCCCAACCGTCTCGGGGCGGTCCGGTATAAAGAGGCGCTCGAAGCCCTCGGCAGACATGACTGTGCCGTCCTCATCTCCACGATGCACAACGATGAAGAGCGGTTCAAACCCTACCACACCTCAAAGACCGAGGAACAGGAGATCATCCGCCGGTTCAAAGAAGACGACGACCTGAATATCATCGTGGTCTGCGACAAACTTCTCACCGGCTTCGACGCCCCGCGAGAACAGGTGATGTACCTTGACGGTCCCCTCAAGGAGCACACCCTTCTCCAGGCCATGGGCCGGGTGAACCGTCGGCACAAAGGCAAAGAGTACGGCCTTGTAGTCGACTACTGGGGCCTTGGCGACGCCCTCCGGGACGCCCTCAGCATGTACGACGACGATGACATCGAGGGCATGGTCCACACCGACTTCAAAAAAGAGATCCTTCCCCACCTCCAGGCGGCCCACCGTGCCGCCATGAACTTCTTCGCACCGGTGCCGAGGATGAACAGGGACGAGGACTACAAACAGGCCTGTATCCTCTACCTCAAGCCCGAAGACTACCGGATCTCCTTCGACCAGAAATTCAAACGGTTCTCCCAGTACCTTGACGTGCTCCTCCCCGACCCCGAGGCCCTGCGCTATGTGCCAGACCTCAAATTACTCGCCGACATCCGCATTGGGGCGCGGAACATGTTCAGCGAGGACGACGACCCGATCGAAGACCTCGGGGCAAAGGTACAAAAGTTCATCGACGACCATCTCAGGGCCGACGGGATTCTCAGGGTCTGTGAACCGATATCCCTTTACTCGACGAATTTTGAGACCGAAGTGGGACGGCTCAATTCGGACGACGCCAAGGCGAGCATGATCGAGCATGCCGTCAAGCGGGAGATCCATCTCAAACTCGATGAAGACCCGGTCTTCTATGAAGACCTGCTGGCCCGCCTGAACCGGATCATTGAGGACTACGAGCAGGATCGGATCACCAGTGCCGAGCGCCTCACCCGCCTCACCGGGGTTCTCGACGATGTCAAACATCCGCAGAGACATGCCGAGACCCTGGGCCTCGACCCTGAGGTCGCACCCTTCTATCGGGTGATGGCGGCAGATATCGAGGATCCGGAACCTCTCAAGGAGGCGGCGACAGAGATCTGTGCGGTCATCAAGGAATATGCCGTGATCGACTGGCAAAAGAAAGAGGACACCAAGCGGGTGATGCGCCAGAAGATCAAGCGGGTGCTCAGGTCAGTAGGGTATCCGAAGGATCGGGTCCATGACACGGCCGTCAATCTTGTCGATCTGGCCGTACGGAGATATCGGGGATGA
- a CDS encoding M48 family metallopeptidase, which translates to MTETGSIQFGTTTIRYTISFSPRRQKVAIAVYPDTTVTVTVPTGTSPEKVRDLVHRKAPWILEQIGAFDHLAMMDASKEYVGGETFLYLGRQYRLKIVTGEEKPSVKLVGGYFVVTVPAGVRPEEQRDLVRCTLCAWYKEHALQRVREVVRTYARRLHLDPPEVRIKHQLKRWGSCTKDGVLNVNVLILMAPMSQVEYVVAHELCHLRHKDHSVEFWDLLRLVMPDYEIRKERLRKEGWRYVL; encoded by the coding sequence ATGACCGAGACAGGGAGCATACAGTTCGGGACGACGACGATCCGGTACACCATCTCCTTCAGTCCCCGGCGACAGAAGGTGGCGATTGCAGTCTATCCGGACACGACGGTGACCGTGACGGTTCCGACCGGCACGTCCCCGGAGAAGGTCCGGGACCTGGTCCATAGGAAGGCCCCCTGGATCCTGGAACAGATCGGGGCGTTCGATCACCTCGCCATGATGGACGCCTCCAAGGAGTATGTCGGCGGTGAGACGTTTCTCTACCTGGGCCGGCAGTATCGGTTGAAGATCGTCACCGGCGAAGAGAAACCGTCGGTAAAACTGGTGGGCGGATATTTCGTGGTGACCGTGCCCGCCGGCGTGCGTCCTGAGGAGCAGAGAGATCTGGTCAGGTGTACTCTCTGTGCATGGTACAAAGAGCACGCCCTGCAGCGGGTGCGTGAGGTGGTGCGTACCTATGCGCGGCGGCTTCACCTCGACCCCCCTGAGGTGAGGATCAAGCACCAACTGAAGCGGTGGGGGAGTTGCACCAAGGACGGTGTGCTCAACGTCAATGTCCTGATTCTCATGGCGCCGATGTCGCAGGTGGAGTATGTGGTCGCCCATGAACTCTGCCACCTGCGGCATAAGGACCATTCGGTCGAGTTCTGGGATCTGCTTCGGTTGGTGATGCCAGACTATGAGATCAGGAAGGAGAGGTTGCGGAAGGAAGGGTGGAGGTATGTGTTATGA